One Grus americana isolate bGruAme1 chromosome Z, bGruAme1.mat, whole genome shotgun sequence DNA window includes the following coding sequences:
- the LOC129199967 gene encoding interferon-like, translating into MAAHATPQPCPRHGAPALLLLLTALATALACHHLRPRHATLTWDSLNLLQAMAPSPPQPCHHQQPPSFPDTLLHDNHTNQGAATALHILQHLFDTLSSHSTPRHWDAQARHLLLNNLHHHIQQLQQCLPANGTRFKRQGPRNRLLSIDKYFSRIHDLLHAHNHSACAWDHVRLEARACLQHLHRLTRDTRS; encoded by the coding sequence atggcTGCGCACgcaaccccacagccctgcccgcggcacGGCGCCCCggcgctcctgctcctcctgacgGCTCTCGCCACCGCCCTCGCCTGCCACCACCTGCGGCCACGCCACGCCACCCTCACCTGGGACAGCCTCAACCTCCTCCAGGCCATGGCTCCCAGCccgccacagccctgccaccaccagcagccgccATCCTTCCCCGACACCCTCCTCCACGACAACCACACGAACCAAggcgccgccaccgccctccacatcctccagcacctcttcgacaccctcagcagccacagcacccccCGCCACTGGGACGCCCAGGCACGCCACCTACTCCTCAACAACCTCCACCACcacatccagcagctccagcaatgcCTGCCAGCCAACGGGACGCGCTTCAAAAGGCAAGGGCCCCGCAACCGGCTGCTCAGCATCGACAAGTACTTCAGCCGCATCCACGACCTCCTCCACGCCCACAACCACAGCGCCTGTGCCTGGGACCACGTCCGCCTTGAAGCTCGCGCCTGCTTACAACACCTCCACCGCCTCACCCGCGACACGCGCAGTTAG
- the LOC129199966 gene encoding interferon-like, whose protein sequence is MAAHATPQPCPRHGAPALLLLLTALATALACHHLRPRHATLTWDSLNLLQAMAPSPPQPCHHQQPPSFPDTLLHDNHTNQGAATALHILQHLFDTLSSHSTPRHWDAQARHLLLNNLHHHIQQLQQCLPANGTRFKRQGPRNRLLSIDKYFSRIHDLLHAHNHSACAWDHVRLEARACLQHLHRLTRDTRS, encoded by the coding sequence atggcTGCGCACgcaaccccacagccctgcccgcggcacGGCGCCCCggcgctcctgctcctcctgacgGCTCTCGCCACCGCCCTCGCCTGCCACCACCTGCGGCCACGCCACGCCACCCTCACCTGGGACAGCCTCAACCTCCTCCAGGCCATGGCTCCCAGCccgccacagccctgccaccaccagcagccgccATCCTTCCCCGACACCCTCCTCCACGACAACCACACGAACCAAggcgccgccaccgccctccacatcctccagcacctcttcgacaccctcagcagccacagcacccccCGCCACTGGGACGCCCAGGCACGCCACCTACTCCTCAACAACCTCCACCACcacatccagcagctccagcaatgcCTGCCAGCCAACGGGACGCGCTTCAAAAGGCAAGGGCCCCGCAACCGGCTGCTCAGCATCGACAAGTACTTCAGCCGCATCCACGACCTCCTCCACGCCCACAACCACAGCGCCTGCGCCTGGGACCACGTCCGCCTTGAAGCTCGCGCCTGCTTACAACACCTCCACCGCCTCACCCGCGACACGCGCAGTTAG
- the LOC129199968 gene encoding interferon-like, with amino-acid sequence MAAHATPQPCPRHGAPALLLLLTALATALACHHLRPRHATLTWDSLNLLQAMAPSPPQPCHHQQPPSFPDTLLHDNHTNQGAATALHILQHLFDTLSSHSTPRHWDAQARHLLLNNLHHHIQQLQQCLPANGTRFKRQGPRNRLLSIDKYFSRIHDLLHAHNHSACAWDHVRLEARACLQHLHRLTRDTRS; translated from the coding sequence atggcTGCGCACgcaaccccacagccctgcccgcggcacGGCGCCCCggcgctcctgctcctcctgacgGCTCTCGCCACCGCCCTCGCCTGCCACCACCTGCGGCCACGCCATGCCACCCTCACCTGGGACAGCCTCAACCTCCTCCAGGCCATGGCTCCCAGCccgccacagccctgccaccaccagcagccgccATCCTTCCCCGACACCCTCCTCCACGACAACCACACGAACCAAggcgccgccaccgccctccacatcctccagcacctcttcgacaccctcagcagccacagcacccccCGCCACTGGGACGCCCAGGCACGCCACCTACTCCTCAACAACCTCCACCACcacatccagcagctccagcaatgcCTGCCAGCCAACGGGACGCGCTTCAAAAGGCAAGGGCCCCGCAACCGGCTGCTCAGCATCGACAAGTACTTCAGCCGCATCCACGACCTCCTCCACGCCCACAACCACAGCGCCTGCGCCTGGGACCACGTCCGCCTTGAAGCTCGCGCCTGCTTACAACACCTCCACCGCCTCACCCGCGACACGCGCAGTTAG